Proteins found in one Toxotes jaculatrix isolate fToxJac2 chromosome 18, fToxJac2.pri, whole genome shotgun sequence genomic segment:
- the angptl6 gene encoding angiopoietin-related protein 6 isoform X2 has protein sequence MGKTLTIGLTLFLTLCLDIPEVGGRKEGVNGENTQKRSSRSSDTKGGRCSYTFIVPQQKLTGALCLNTQSATTNHSEVAVLRAELRRQQEQLEKLRGQLDQEGALAMEVRALRKESNSMNSRIAQLYAQLLHEVIHKKDQAMEQRRVENLLLNATTQALQVSSNYRELEKKYGALTSMMSSQNQFIARLEKQCQCRDSNHQSSLVMTEPPKSQSNVHPNYSSEANEMTNDVQRDQSAPPLQQEKTRGVHSLPTTTANTPTDPPFISFPVTKTPGPWRDCQHVLESGETTSGIYLLRPQSANRLMQAWCEQSRVQGGWTVIQRRQDGSVNFFRTWEQYKQGFGNLDGEYWLGLEHLYWLTKQAQYKLRVALEDWQGRQVFAEYDSFHLEPESDWYRLRLGQYQGNAGDSLSWHNNKAFTTLDRDKDSYTGNCAHYQKGGWWYHMCAHSNLNGVWYRGGHYRSRYQDGVYWAEFHGGSYSLKRVSMMIKPT, from the exons ATGGGGAAGACACTGACAATAGGTCTGACTCTTTTCCTAACACTCTGTCTGGACATACCAGAAGTTGGTGGACGGAAGGAGGGAGTCAATGGCGAAAACACTCAGAAACGTTCATCGCGATCGTCAGATACAAAAGGAGGTCGTTGCTCCTACACCTTCATTGTTCCACAGCAAAAACTGACAGGAGCACTGTGTTTGAACACGCAGTCTGCTACTACCAACCACTCTGAGGTGGCAGTGCTGCGGGCAGAGCTCAGACGACAGCAGGAACAGCTGGAGAAGCTCCGGGGACAACTGGACCAGGAGGGGGCCCTTGCCATGGAGGTAAGAGCCCTGCGCAAAGAGAGTAACAGCATGAATTCTCGCATTGCCCAGCTCTATGCCCAGTTGCTACATGAAGTCATACACAAAAAAGACCAGGCTATGGAGCAGCGAAGGGTGGAGAACCTCctgctaaatgctacaacacaG GCACTGCAGGTGTCCAGTAATTACAGGGAGTTGGAGAAGAAATACGGAGCCCTCACCTCTATGATGAGCTCCCAAAACCAGTTTATTGCTCGGCTGGAGAAGCAGTGCCAGTGCCGGGACTCCAACCACCAATCCTCTCTA GTGATGACTGAGCCGCCAAAAAGCCAGTCTAATGTGCATCCTAATTACAGCTCTGAAGCCAACGAAATGACCAATGATGTTCAAAGGGACCAAAGTGCTCCTCCACTACAACAGGAAAAGACACGGGGAGTCCATTCCCTCCCCACCACGACAGCTAACACTCCTACAGACCCTCCTTTCATTAGCTTCCCTGTCACAAAGACTCCAG GGCCATGGCGCGACTGCCAGCACGTACTGGAATCGGGTGAGACCACCAGCGGGATCTACCTGTTGCGCCCGCAGAGCGCTAATCGCCTAATGCAGGCTTGGTGTGAGCAGAGCCGTGTTCAGGGAGGGTGGACGGTCATCCAGAGAAGACAGGATGGGTCGGTCAACTTCTTCAGAACCTGGGAGCAATACAAG CAAGGCTTTGGGAACCTAGATGGAGAGTACTGGCTCGGCTTGGAACATCTCTACTGGCTGACGAAACAGGCCCAATATAAACTACGGGTGGCTCTGGAAGACTGGCAGGGCCGCCAGGTGTTTGCTGAGTATGACAGCTTCCACCTGGAACCGGAGAGTGATTGGTACCGACTGCGGTTAGGACAGTACCAGGGCAATGCAGGGGATTCCCTCTCATGGCACAACAATAAAGCCTTCACCACTCTGGATCGAGACAAAGACAGCTATACGG GTAACTGCGCTCATTACCAGAAAGGAGGCTGGTGGTACCACATGTGTGCCCACTCCAATCTGAATGGTGTGTGGTATAGGGGTGGACATTATCGCAGCCGCTACCAGGATGGGGTCTACTGGGCAGAGTTTCATGGAGGGTCCTACTCTCTCAAACGAGTTTCCATGATGATCAAACCAACATAA
- the angptl6 gene encoding angiopoietin-related protein 6 isoform X1 — MLCLLMLMVLLYGVDSTCTNETLILDPSEVIEEFGKVVSANCTSLLEDHVGMYWSNGTRTTDIEEEGFFISQEVTLSDWNVMAECKILLNSSFECSKKLEITVYKNPDEVTVYPLRYLSAAVEGTEYELQCDISDVAPVQNLIVRWYKNKEMIHEQNFTNTTKTPTFESSILRVNISREEGGAQFTCEAQLDFGPNGLKTPVVSGTHNISVHYAPELNSNATEDIYVQEGNDVTLNCEAESNPPPHFHWIRDGLNMKENTNSLNITQVNGDTVCTCIATNKLGKVTKLIRVHVIRNTMATPTATTATPNALAPEVAACPITLTPAEIVVRFGDPASVICNTSATNVSGMGWEAAYGGTGFEQPPVTWKVEKLETWNEIPECYITLRHGWQCSVFPAITIYKSPDNVSLSALHDGPMVEGGAYLLISEITNVAPVQNLTVKWFRGSENVKTQVFESNSVTPDTVNSTLSVAAKREYNGALFTCSAELHLGPHGPQSVPTTTSEPYTAVVHFAPEFNVGNYSKEVTPGENVTFDCSAEGNPAPEIMWTYTTAVNARESTGGRQKTISVTGATSTNAGVYICVATNKVGRVSRSVTLTMKGATAGLQFPILLVVLILCGLLFLTLTLILIIHNKCKKHGQYSFIPGQAKECDIPLTTKSEGGKA, encoded by the exons ATGTTGTGCCTTCTCATGCTCATGGTTTTACTGTATG GTGTGGACAGTACATGCACGAACGAAACTCTCATCCTGGATCCTTCTGAGGTCATAGAAGAATTTGGAAAGGTGGTCTCGGCAAACTGCACCAGCTTACTTGAAGATCATGTTGGGATGTACTGGTCAAATGGGACTAGAACCACTGATATTGAGGAGGAGGGGTTTTTTATCTCCCAGGAGGTGACCCTGTCAGACTGGAATGTAATGGCTGAGTGCAAAATACTGCTGAATAGCTCTTTTGAATGCAGCAAAAAACTTGAAATCACTGTATACA AGAATCCAGACGAGGTCACAGTGTATCCTCTACGGTATTTATCTGCTGCGGTGGAAGGTACAGagtatgagctgcagtgtgATATCAGCGATGTCGCTCCTGTTCAGAACCTTATTGTGAGGtggtacaaaaacaaagaaatgatcCATGAACAAAACTTCACGAACACAACCAAAACACCAACTTTTGAGTCTTCTATTTTGAGAGTCAACATCAGCAGAGAAGAAGGTGGAGCTCAGTTTACATGTGAGGCTCAGCTGGATTTTGGGCCAAATGGACTGAAAACTCCTGTTGTGTCTGgcacacacaacatttctgtGCATT ATGCTCCTGAGCTCAACAGCAATGCTACTGAAGATATCTATGTGCAAGAGGGTAATGATGTCACCCTGaactgtgaagctgagagtAACCCTCCTCCTCACTTTCACTGGATCCGTGATGGACTGAATATGAAAGAGAACACGAACAGTCTCAATATTACTCAAGTAAACGGCGACACAGTTTGCACCTGCATCGCTACCAACAAGCTTGGAAAAGTAACAAAGCTTATCCGTGTTCATGTGATAAGAAATACCATGGCAACACCTACTGCGACCACGGCCACGCCCAATGCATTGGCACCAGAGG tggcAGCTTGTCCCATAACATTGACTCCTGCTGAAATTGTGGTGAGATTTGGAGATCCAGCTTCAGTTATTTGCAACACATCAGCCACAAATGTTTCGGGAATGGGCTGGGAAGCTGCATATGGAGGCACAGGGTTTGAGCAACCTCCTGTCACCTGGAAGGTTGAAAAACTAGAAACCTGGAATGAAATACCTGAGTGCTACATTACTCTACGCCATGGATGGCAGTGTTCTGTGTTTCCAGCCATCACTATTTACA AGAGTCCAGACAATGTGTCACTCTCTGCGTTGCATGATGGGCCGATGGTGGAGGGTGGAGCGTACCTGCTGATATCTGAGATCACCAATGTGGCTCCTGTGCAGAACCTCACAGTGAAGTGGTTCCGAggcagtgaaaatgtgaaaacacaagtGTTTGAAAGCAACAGTGTGACCCCAGATACTGTGAACTCTACCCTAAGTGTAGCTGCTAAGAGAGAATACAATGGAGCGCTTTTCACATGCAGTGCTGAGCTGCACCTAGGACCACATGGACCACAATCTGTCCCTACCACAACCTCAGAACCTTACACTGCTGTTGTGCACT TTGCCCCTGAGTTCAATGTGGGAAATTACAGTAAGGAGGTGACCCCGggtgaaaatgtgacttttgaCTGCAGTGCTGAGGGAAACCCTGCCCCTGAGATCATGTGGACCTACACCACTGCAGTGAATGCGAGGGAGAGCACTGGGGGGCGCCAGAAGACTATCAGTGTCACAGGAGCCACGTCTACCAATGCGGGTGTTTACATCTGTGTTGCCACGAATAAAGTTGGGAGAGTGTCAAGATCTGTCACACTGACGATGAAAG GTGCAACCGCTGGACTCCAATTCCCAATCCTCTTGGTGGTCCTAATTTTATGTGGCCTTCTCttcctcaccctcaccctcatcctcatcattcacaacaaatgcaaaaaacatGGACAATACAGCTTTATTCCTGGCCAAGCCAAGGAATGTGATATCCCTTTGACTACAAAGTCTGAAGGGGGGAAAGCTTAG